A DNA window from Sphingopyxis macrogoltabida contains the following coding sequences:
- a CDS encoding M20/M25/M40 family metallo-hydrolase gives MKFMTLAALAALLALVPPVQAKLSPAEAKMAKTVAAEQDRSLALLEKLVNQNSGSQNLAGVEKVGQMMRAELEPLGFRVTWKPMADTGRAGHLIATHTGKPDGKRLLLIAHLDTVFEPDSPFQKFIRKGDMGEGPGAGDDKGGMVVVVAALRAMHAAGTLKGANIEFHMTGDEEDAGLPIEKARADLVAAGRRSDVALDFEGLVRDNGADMGSIARRSSDSWTVTATGKSAHSSGIFSAAAGDGAIYELTRIIHRFRTELPEPNLTFNVGLIAGGQEATLDAGGIRATANGKTNIIAPIAIARGDLRALSPEQIERVKAKMTTIVADHAPGTDAKIAFDPGGYPSMAPTDGNRALLAKLNTVNRDLGLAEMAPLDPLKRGAGDISFVAADVDGLAGLGPYSTGDHAPGEAVDIPSIARQATRAAILMSRLATENR, from the coding sequence ATGAAATTCATGACGCTCGCTGCCCTTGCCGCTTTGCTCGCCCTCGTTCCGCCGGTGCAGGCGAAGCTGAGCCCCGCCGAGGCGAAGATGGCAAAGACGGTCGCCGCCGAACAGGACCGCAGCCTCGCGCTGCTCGAAAAACTGGTGAACCAGAACAGCGGCTCGCAGAATCTCGCGGGCGTCGAAAAGGTCGGGCAGATGATGCGCGCCGAACTCGAACCGCTCGGTTTCAGGGTGACATGGAAACCGATGGCCGATACCGGCCGCGCCGGCCACCTGATCGCGACGCACACCGGCAAGCCGGACGGCAAGCGCCTGCTGCTGATCGCGCATCTCGACACGGTTTTCGAACCCGACTCGCCGTTCCAGAAATTCATCCGCAAGGGCGATATGGGCGAGGGGCCGGGCGCGGGCGACGACAAGGGTGGGATGGTCGTCGTCGTCGCGGCGCTGCGCGCGATGCACGCGGCGGGGACGCTGAAGGGCGCCAATATCGAATTTCACATGACCGGCGACGAAGAGGATGCGGGCTTGCCGATCGAAAAGGCGCGCGCCGATCTGGTCGCCGCGGGCCGGCGCAGCGACGTCGCGCTCGATTTCGAAGGGCTCGTGCGCGATAATGGCGCCGACATGGGCTCGATCGCGCGCCGCTCGTCGGACAGCTGGACCGTCACCGCGACCGGCAAGAGCGCGCACAGCTCGGGCATCTTCAGCGCCGCGGCGGGGGACGGTGCGATCTACGAACTCACGCGGATCATCCATCGTTTTCGCACGGAATTGCCCGAGCCGAACCTGACCTTCAACGTCGGGCTGATCGCGGGCGGGCAGGAAGCGACGCTCGATGCGGGCGGCATTCGCGCCACCGCGAACGGCAAGACCAACATCATCGCGCCGATCGCGATCGCGCGCGGCGACCTGCGCGCGCTGTCGCCCGAACAGATCGAGCGGGTGAAAGCGAAGATGACGACGATCGTCGCCGACCACGCCCCGGGTACCGATGCCAAGATCGCTTTCGACCCCGGCGGCTATCCGTCGATGGCGCCGACCGACGGCAATCGCGCGCTGCTGGCGAAGCTCAACACCGTCAACCGCGACCTCGGCCTCGCCGAAATGGCGCCGCTCGATCCGCTCAAGCGCGGCGCCGGCGACATCAGCTTCGTCGCCGCCGACGTCGACGGGCTTGCGGGGCTCGGGCCCTATTCGACCGGCGACCATGCGCCGGGCGAAGCCGTCGACATCCCGAGCATCGCGCGGCAGGCGACGCGCGCCGCGATCCTGATGTCGCGGCTCGCTACCGAAAATCGATGA
- a CDS encoding flavodoxin family protein — MTAPLTATAINCSLVAKGRASSTDAMLGVLAEHFAGQGVEVGDPIRVAAHNVKWGVTSDEGAGDEWPAIRKAILASDILIFGTPIWMGQASSIAKLVMERMDAFLNETDDQGRMPSYSKVAVAAIVGNEDGAHNVSSQIFQALNDVGWTIPAVAACYWVGEAMGSVDFKDLDHRPRKVTQTAKMVAANAAHLARLLKDRPYPG, encoded by the coding sequence ATGACCGCTCCCCTGACCGCCACCGCCATCAATTGCTCGCTCGTTGCCAAGGGCCGCGCCAGCTCGACCGACGCGATGCTCGGTGTGCTGGCCGAACATTTCGCCGGGCAGGGCGTGGAGGTCGGCGACCCGATCCGCGTCGCCGCGCACAACGTCAAATGGGGCGTGACGTCGGATGAGGGGGCGGGAGACGAATGGCCCGCGATCCGCAAGGCGATTCTCGCGTCGGACATCTTGATCTTCGGGACGCCGATCTGGATGGGGCAGGCGTCGAGCATCGCAAAGCTTGTCATGGAACGGATGGATGCCTTCCTCAATGAAACCGACGACCAGGGACGGATGCCGAGCTATTCGAAGGTCGCGGTCGCCGCGATTGTCGGCAACGAGGACGGTGCGCATAATGTGTCGTCACAGATATTTCAGGCGCTGAACGATGTCGGCTGGACGATCCCCGCCGTCGCCGCCTGCTACTGGGTCGGCGAGGCGATGGGATCGGTTGACTTCAAGGATCTCGATCACCGTCCGCGCAAGGTCACCCAGACCGCGAAGATGGTCGCCGCCAACGCCGCGCATCTCGCGCGCCTGCTCAAAGACCGGCCCTATCCCGGTTGA
- a CDS encoding helix-turn-helix transcriptional regulator, with product MENRVREFREGAGWSQGELARRLGVSRQTINAVETDKYDPSLPLALRMAGLFGLEVRELFIDHWVAET from the coding sequence GTGGAAAATCGGGTGCGCGAGTTTCGGGAAGGCGCCGGGTGGAGCCAGGGCGAACTGGCGCGCCGCCTCGGCGTCTCGCGGCAGACGATCAACGCGGTCGAGACCGACAAATACGACCCCAGCCTGCCGCTGGCGCTGCGCATGGCCGGGCTGTTCGGGCTCGAGGTGCGCGAGCTGTTTATCGACCATTGGGTAGCGGAGACATGA
- the glnA gene encoding type I glutamate--ammonia ligase, which yields MATKPKDIIARIKENDIEWVDLRFTDPKGKWQHLTMVASVLGEDELEDGLMFDGSSIEGWKAINESDMILMPDLEAVYDDPFSATPMLVIFCDIVEPSTGEGYSRDPRTTAKRAEAYVASTGIGDTVYVGPEAEFFMFDDVRFETGYNKSGFEIDDIELPTNTGRSYEGGNLAHRPRAKGGYFPVAPVDSAVDIRAEMVSTMLELGLPCDKHHHEVAAAQHELGLTFGTLTETADRMQIYKYVVHQVAHAYGKTATFMPKPIKDDNGSGMHTHISIWEKGKPLFAGNGYAGLSDMCLYFIGGVIKHAKALNAFTNPTTNSYKRLVPGFEAPVLLAYSSRNRSASCRIPYGTGAKAKRVEFRFPDAMANPYLCYSALLMAGLDGIQNKIHPGDAMDKNLYDLPPEELKEVPTVCGSLREALDSLLADHDFLLKGDVFSKDQIEAYVELKWDEVYRFEQTPSPVEFDMYYSA from the coding sequence ATGGCTACGAAGCCCAAGGATATCATCGCGCGGATCAAGGAAAACGACATCGAGTGGGTCGACCTGCGTTTCACCGACCCCAAGGGCAAGTGGCAGCACCTGACCATGGTCGCCTCGGTCCTCGGCGAGGACGAACTCGAAGACGGGCTGATGTTCGACGGTTCGTCGATCGAAGGCTGGAAGGCGATCAACGAATCCGACATGATCCTGATGCCCGACCTCGAGGCGGTCTATGACGATCCCTTCTCGGCGACGCCGATGCTCGTCATCTTCTGCGACATCGTCGAGCCGTCGACCGGCGAAGGCTATTCGCGCGACCCGCGCACGACCGCGAAGCGCGCCGAGGCCTATGTCGCCTCGACCGGCATCGGCGACACCGTCTATGTCGGCCCCGAAGCCGAATTCTTCATGTTCGACGACGTCCGCTTCGAAACCGGCTACAACAAGTCGGGTTTCGAAATCGACGATATCGAGCTGCCGACCAACACCGGCCGCAGCTATGAGGGCGGCAACCTCGCCCACCGTCCGCGCGCCAAGGGTGGCTATTTCCCCGTCGCGCCGGTCGACAGCGCCGTCGACATCCGCGCCGAGATGGTCTCGACCATGCTCGAACTCGGCCTGCCGTGCGACAAGCATCACCATGAAGTCGCCGCCGCGCAGCACGAACTCGGCCTGACCTTCGGCACGCTCACCGAAACCGCCGACCGCATGCAGATCTACAAATATGTCGTGCACCAGGTCGCGCATGCCTATGGCAAGACCGCAACCTTCATGCCGAAGCCGATCAAGGACGACAACGGCAGCGGCATGCACACCCACATCTCGATCTGGGAAAAGGGCAAGCCACTCTTTGCCGGCAACGGCTATGCCGGCCTTTCGGACATGTGCCTCTATTTCATCGGCGGCGTCATCAAGCATGCCAAGGCATTGAACGCCTTCACCAACCCGACGACGAACAGCTACAAGCGTCTCGTCCCGGGTTTCGAGGCGCCGGTGCTGCTCGCTTATTCGTCGCGCAACCGTTCGGCTTCGTGCCGCATCCCCTATGGCACCGGCGCCAAGGCGAAGCGCGTCGAATTCCGCTTCCCCGACGCGATGGCCAACCCCTATCTCTGCTATTCGGCGCTGCTGATGGCGGGTCTCGACGGCATCCAGAACAAGATCCACCCCGGTGACGCGATGGACAAGAATCTCTACGATCTGCCGCCCGAAGAGCTGAAGGAAGTGCCGACCGTCTGCGGTTCGCTGCGCGAAGCGCTCGACAGCTTGCTCGCCGACCACGACTTCCTGCTCAAGGGCGACGTGTTCAGCAAGGACCAGATCGAAGCTTATGTCGAGCTGAAGTGGGACGAAGTCTATCGCTTCGAGCAGACCCCGAGCCCGGTCGAATTCGACATGTACTACAGCGCCTGA
- a CDS encoding P-II family nitrogen regulator has product MKKIEAIIKPFKLDEVKEALHEVGVSGITVTEAKGFGRQKGHTELYRGAEYVVDFLPKVKLEVIVEDSMAERVVEAIAAAAQTGRIGDGKIFVIPVETALRIRTGERNEDAL; this is encoded by the coding sequence GTGAAGAAGATTGAGGCGATCATCAAGCCGTTCAAGCTCGACGAGGTGAAGGAAGCGCTGCACGAAGTGGGTGTCAGCGGGATCACCGTTACCGAGGCAAAGGGTTTCGGCCGGCAAAAGGGTCACACCGAATTGTACCGCGGTGCCGAATATGTCGTCGACTTCCTACCCAAGGTGAAGCTCGAGGTCATCGTCGAGGATTCGATGGCCGAACGCGTCGTCGAGGCGATCGCTGCCGCGGCGCAGACCGGCCGCATCGGCGACGGGAAGATTTTCGTCATCCCGGTCGAAACGGCGCTGCGCATCCGCACCGGCGAGCGCAACGAGGACGCGCTTTAA
- a CDS encoding PQQ-dependent dehydrogenase, methanol/ethanol family: MAKKVFSAALLGCAALALAACNASKNDSVSGSGQLDDAEKASEALLKTGGNGDNWAGIGYSYDEQRFSPLTDINDKNVGELGIAWFADLEDARGQEATPVVVDGILYVSHAWSKVDAWDAATGKKLWSFDPKVPGERAVSACCDVVNRGVAVWGDKVIFATLDGRLIALDKKTGKELWSTQTFDTSKPYTITGAPRVVKDMVLIGNGGAEFGVRGYVTAYDADTGKERWRFYTAPNPKKEKDGAASDDIFASKANATWSDTGEWQTSGGGGTVWDAIVYDKDLDQIYLGVGNGNPWNHGTRSNGEGDNWFLSSVVALDATTGKYKWHYQETPGETWDYTATQPIILAEQAVNGTPTKVLYHAPKNGFFFTIDRTSGKLIDAKPFVDGINWATGYDMATGRPIENPEARFYKTGKPFIAVPGALGAHNWHPMSFNPKTGLVYIPAQQIPQGYLADMDELDKRKVLGFNVGTSLNKTMLPDDQKAFRAAVAATTGRLVAFDPRTGKVAWGVDYPAAWNGGTMTTAGNLVFQGTSTGRFRAYAADTGKQLLDLDMQSGIVSAPSTFRIGGVQYIAFQTGKGGAFPLVAGIAGGVTRKLPNLPRLVVLKIGGTAKLPAPPATTALAWNPPAKIGTPEQIAAGKAHFGRYCQVCHGDSAIGNGFTPDLRVSGTLANADAWKGVILDGALKDRGMVSFARVLTPQDAEAIRAYVIERSNWTKANLPDASAPVGR; this comes from the coding sequence ATGGCAAAGAAGGTCTTTTCGGCCGCGCTGCTGGGCTGCGCGGCACTGGCACTGGCAGCATGCAACGCATCGAAGAACGACAGCGTCTCGGGGAGCGGCCAGCTCGACGACGCCGAAAAGGCCAGCGAGGCCCTGCTCAAGACCGGCGGCAACGGCGATAACTGGGCCGGCATCGGCTACAGCTACGACGAACAGCGTTTCAGCCCGCTCACCGACATCAATGACAAGAATGTGGGCGAGCTCGGGATCGCCTGGTTCGCCGATCTGGAAGACGCGCGCGGGCAGGAGGCGACCCCGGTGGTCGTCGATGGCATTCTCTATGTCAGCCACGCCTGGTCGAAGGTCGACGCGTGGGACGCCGCGACGGGCAAGAAGCTCTGGTCCTTCGATCCCAAGGTGCCCGGCGAGCGCGCGGTCAGCGCGTGCTGCGACGTCGTCAACCGCGGCGTCGCCGTCTGGGGCGACAAGGTCATCTTCGCGACGCTCGACGGGCGGCTGATCGCGCTCGACAAAAAGACCGGCAAGGAGCTGTGGTCGACGCAGACCTTCGACACCTCGAAGCCCTACACGATCACCGGCGCCCCGCGCGTCGTGAAGGACATGGTGCTGATCGGCAACGGCGGCGCCGAGTTCGGGGTGCGCGGCTATGTCACCGCCTATGACGCCGACACCGGCAAGGAGCGCTGGCGCTTCTACACCGCGCCCAATCCGAAGAAGGAAAAGGACGGCGCGGCCAGCGACGATATCTTTGCATCAAAGGCCAACGCGACCTGGTCCGACACGGGCGAGTGGCAGACCTCGGGCGGCGGCGGCACCGTCTGGGACGCCATCGTCTACGACAAGGACCTCGACCAGATCTATCTCGGCGTCGGCAACGGCAATCCGTGGAACCACGGCACGCGCTCGAACGGCGAGGGCGACAACTGGTTCCTGTCCTCGGTCGTCGCGCTCGACGCCACGACCGGCAAATATAAATGGCATTATCAGGAAACGCCGGGCGAGACGTGGGACTATACCGCGACCCAGCCGATCATCCTCGCCGAGCAGGCGGTGAACGGCACGCCGACCAAGGTGCTGTACCACGCGCCGAAGAACGGCTTCTTCTTCACGATCGACCGCACCAGCGGCAAGCTGATCGATGCCAAGCCCTTCGTCGACGGGATCAACTGGGCGACCGGCTACGACATGGCGACCGGCCGCCCGATCGAGAATCCCGAGGCGCGTTTCTACAAGACAGGCAAGCCCTTCATCGCGGTGCCCGGCGCGCTCGGCGCGCATAACTGGCATCCGATGAGCTTCAACCCGAAGACCGGGCTCGTCTACATCCCGGCGCAGCAGATCCCGCAGGGTTATCTCGCCGACATGGACGAGCTCGACAAAAGGAAGGTGCTCGGCTTCAACGTCGGCACCTCGCTCAACAAGACGATGCTGCCCGACGACCAGAAGGCCTTCCGCGCCGCGGTCGCCGCGACCACCGGGCGCCTCGTCGCCTTCGACCCGCGCACCGGCAAGGTCGCGTGGGGCGTCGACTATCCCGCCGCGTGGAACGGCGGCACGATGACGACGGCGGGCAACCTTGTCTTCCAGGGCACCAGCACCGGCCGCTTCCGCGCCTATGCCGCCGACACCGGCAAGCAGCTCCTCGACCTCGACATGCAGTCGGGGATCGTCAGCGCCCCCTCGACCTTCCGCATCGGCGGGGTGCAATATATCGCCTTCCAGACCGGCAAGGGCGGCGCCTTCCCGCTCGTCGCCGGGATCGCGGGCGGCGTGACGCGCAAGCTGCCCAACCTGCCGCGCCTCGTCGTCCTCAAGATCGGCGGCACCGCGAAGCTGCCGGCACCGCCGGCGACCACCGCGCTCGCGTGGAATCCGCCGGCAAAGATCGGCACCCCCGAACAGATTGCGGCGGGCAAGGCGCACTTCGGGCGCTATTGCCAAGTCTGCCACGGCGACAGCGCAATCGGCAACGGCTTCACCCCCGACCTCCGCGTCTCGGGCACCCTCGCCAACGCCGATGCGTGGAAGGGCGTGATCCTCGACGGCGCGCTCAAGGATCGCGGGATGGTCAGCTTCGCGCGCGTGCTGACCCCCCAGGATGCCGAGGCGATCCGTGCCTATGTCATCGAACGCTCCAACTGGACCAAGGCCAACCTGCCCGACGCTTCGGCGCCCGTCGGGCGCTGA
- the map gene encoding type I methionyl aminopeptidase, whose protein sequence is MYDYVSVTADDTSAPARVRDGTIKLHDAAGFAGMRKAGRLSAEILDALVPFVQPGVTTDAIDDLVRTMMLDGGGIPATLGYRGFTHSCCTSINHVVCHGIPDDKPLREGDIVNIDVTSIIDGWHGDTSRMYLVGDVPIKSRRLVEVTYECLMLGIEQAKPGNRMGDVAHAIQTHAEKHRYSVVRDFCGHGLGQMFHDAPEVVHAGRPGTGPELRPGMFFTIEPMINTGKYAVKMLSDGWTAVTRDRSLSAQFEHSIGITETGCEIFTASPTGLNAPPWA, encoded by the coding sequence ATGTACGACTATGTCTCCGTAACCGCCGACGATACGTCTGCGCCGGCCCGTGTTCGCGACGGCACGATCAAGCTGCACGACGCGGCGGGCTTTGCCGGGATGCGCAAGGCGGGGCGGCTGTCGGCCGAAATCCTCGACGCGCTCGTCCCCTTCGTCCAGCCCGGCGTGACTACCGATGCGATCGACGACCTTGTCCGCACGATGATGCTGGACGGCGGCGGCATTCCGGCGACGCTCGGCTATCGCGGTTTCACGCATAGCTGCTGCACCAGCATCAATCATGTCGTCTGCCACGGGATTCCCGACGACAAGCCGCTGCGCGAGGGCGACATCGTCAACATCGACGTCACCAGCATCATCGACGGCTGGCACGGCGACACCAGCCGCATGTATCTGGTCGGCGACGTGCCGATCAAGTCGCGGCGCCTCGTCGAGGTCACCTATGAATGCCTGATGCTCGGGATCGAGCAGGCGAAGCCCGGCAACCGCATGGGCGACGTCGCGCATGCGATCCAGACGCACGCCGAAAAGCACCGCTATTCGGTCGTCCGCGACTTTTGCGGCCACGGGCTCGGCCAGATGTTCCACGACGCCCCTGAAGTGGTCCACGCCGGCCGCCCGGGCACCGGCCCCGAGCTGCGTCCCGGCATGTTCTTCACGATCGAGCCGATGATCAACACCGGCAAATATGCGGTGAAGATGCTGAGCGACGGCTGGACCGCGGTGACGCGCGACCGCTCGCTCTCCGCGCAGTTCGAACATAGCATCGGGATCACCGAAACCGGCTGCGAGATTTTTACGGCCAGCCCGACGGGCCTGAACGCACCGCCCTGGGCCTGA
- the clpA gene encoding ATP-dependent Clp protease ATP-binding subunit ClpA, with translation MPSFSESLEKTLHNALKAASERHHEYATLEHLLYALIDDDHAAEVMRACGVALDDLQSAVVHYLDTELDSLKVEGHSDPSPTSGFQRVVQRAILHVQSSGKDEVTGANVLVALFSERESYAVYFLQQQDLTRLDAVSYLSHGVGKGGKPSPQAEPEEKEEAKDKSEGKNKKETALDQFTVNLNEKAKGGKVDPLIGRSAEVDRTIQILCRRSKNNPLYVGDPGVGKTAIAEGLARKIIEGDVPEVLLPAVIYSLDMGALLAGTRYRGDFEERLKQVVTELEGLPHAILFIDEIHTVIGAGATSGGAMDASNLLKPALSGGVIRCIGSTTYKEFRNHFEKDRALLRRFQKIDVVEPTLEDTKKILAGLRSAFEAHHQVRYTQDAINAAVDLSARYINDRKLPDKAIDVIDEVGAMQMLVAPSKRKKTITAKEIEAVIATMARIPPKSVSTDDKATLASLETDLKRVVFGQNTAIEVLSSAIKLSRAGLRDPEKPIGNYLFSGPTGVGKTEVAKQLASIMGIPLQRFDMSEYMERHSVSRLIGAPPGYVGYDQGGLLTDAIDQNPHCVLLLDEIEKAHPDLFNILLQVMDNGRLTDHHGKTVDFRNVILIMTTNAGASDMARESIGFGVSTREDVQEEAVKRMFTPEFRNRLDAIVPFGYLPPEVVARVVDKFILELELQLADRNVHIQLDDAAREWLTGKGYDKLYGARPMGRLIQEKIKQPLAEELLFGKLVHGGEVKVKMKTGEDAHVGNPLAFEITPAAPKAGKGKAKAKPEKAAE, from the coding sequence ATGCCGTCCTTTTCGGAAAGCCTCGAAAAGACCCTGCACAATGCGCTGAAGGCGGCGTCCGAGCGTCACCACGAATATGCGACGCTCGAGCATCTGCTCTATGCGCTGATCGACGACGATCATGCCGCCGAAGTGATGCGCGCTTGCGGCGTCGCGCTCGACGACCTGCAATCGGCGGTCGTCCACTATCTCGACACCGAGCTCGACAGCCTGAAGGTCGAGGGGCACAGCGACCCGTCGCCGACGTCGGGCTTCCAGCGCGTCGTCCAGCGCGCGATCCTGCACGTCCAGTCGTCGGGCAAGGACGAGGTGACCGGCGCCAACGTCCTCGTCGCGCTCTTCTCCGAACGCGAAAGCTATGCCGTCTATTTCCTGCAGCAGCAGGACCTGACGCGCCTCGATGCCGTCTCCTATCTCAGCCACGGCGTCGGCAAGGGCGGCAAGCCCTCGCCGCAGGCCGAGCCCGAGGAAAAGGAAGAGGCGAAGGACAAGAGCGAAGGCAAGAACAAGAAGGAAACCGCGCTCGACCAGTTCACCGTCAACCTCAACGAGAAAGCGAAGGGTGGCAAGGTCGACCCGCTGATCGGCCGCAGCGCCGAGGTCGATCGCACGATCCAGATCCTCTGCCGCCGCAGCAAGAACAACCCGCTCTATGTCGGCGATCCCGGCGTCGGCAAGACTGCGATCGCCGAGGGTCTCGCGCGCAAGATCATCGAGGGCGACGTGCCCGAGGTGCTGTTGCCCGCAGTGATCTATTCGCTCGACATGGGTGCGCTGCTCGCGGGCACCCGCTATCGCGGCGATTTCGAGGAACGGCTGAAACAGGTCGTAACCGAACTCGAAGGCCTGCCGCACGCGATCCTGTTCATCGACGAGATTCACACGGTGATCGGCGCCGGTGCAACTTCGGGCGGCGCGATGGATGCGTCGAACCTCCTGAAGCCCGCCTTGTCGGGCGGCGTCATCCGCTGCATCGGCTCGACGACGTACAAGGAGTTCCGCAACCACTTCGAAAAGGATCGCGCCTTGCTGCGCCGGTTCCAGAAGATCGACGTGGTCGAACCGACGCTCGAGGATACCAAGAAAATCCTCGCCGGGCTGCGCAGCGCGTTCGAGGCGCATCACCAGGTGCGCTACACGCAGGACGCGATCAACGCCGCGGTCGACCTGTCGGCGCGCTACATCAACGACCGGAAATTGCCCGACAAGGCGATCGACGTGATCGACGAGGTCGGCGCGATGCAGATGCTGGTTGCGCCGTCGAAGCGCAAGAAGACGATCACCGCCAAGGAGATCGAGGCGGTCATCGCGACGATGGCGCGCATCCCGCCCAAGTCGGTCTCGACCGACGACAAGGCGACGCTCGCCAGCCTCGAAACCGACCTCAAGCGCGTCGTCTTCGGTCAGAACACCGCGATCGAGGTGCTGTCGTCGGCGATCAAGCTGAGCCGTGCGGGCCTCCGCGATCCCGAAAAACCGATCGGCAACTATCTGTTCAGCGGCCCGACCGGCGTCGGCAAGACCGAGGTCGCGAAGCAACTCGCGTCGATCATGGGCATCCCGCTCCAGCGCTTCGACATGTCCGAATATATGGAGCGGCATAGCGTGTCGCGCCTGATCGGCGCCCCCCCGGGCTATGTCGGTTACGATCAGGGCGGGCTGCTCACCGATGCGATCGACCAGAATCCGCATTGCGTGCTGCTGCTCGACGAAATCGAAAAGGCGCATCCCGACCTGTTCAACATCCTGTTGCAGGTGATGGACAACGGCCGCCTGACCGATCACCACGGCAAGACGGTCGACTTCCGCAACGTCATCCTGATCATGACGACCAATGCGGGCGCCAGCGACATGGCGCGCGAGTCGATCGGCTTCGGCGTCTCGACGCGCGAGGATGTGCAGGAAGAGGCGGTGAAGCGCATGTTCACCCCCGAATTCCGCAACCGCCTCGATGCGATCGTGCCCTTCGGTTATCTGCCGCCCGAAGTGGTCGCGCGCGTCGTCGACAAGTTCATCCTCGAACTCGAACTGCAGCTCGCCGACCGCAACGTCCACATCCAGCTCGACGATGCGGCGCGCGAATGGCTGACCGGCAAAGGCTATGACAAGCTCTATGGCGCGCGTCCGATGGGCCGCCTGATCCAGGAAAAGATCAAGCAGCCGCTCGCCGAGGAACTGCTGTTCGGCAAGCTGGTCCACGGCGGCGAGGTCAAGGTGAAGATGAAGACCGGCGAAGATGCCCATGTCGGCAATCCGCTCGCCTTCGAAATAACCCCCGCCGCGCCGAAAGCCGGCAAGGGCAAGGCGAAAGCCAAGCCCGAGAAGGCGGCGGAGTAA
- a CDS encoding DUF2238 domain-containing protein gives MIAAPPLAQRRLIGALLLLLLLAQIDQPYPEIALLQHIPTMLLIVASPWLLRRWPLSTASVACIIAFMAFHTLGGRYAYSNVPYDDWLRALIGTSLSDAFGWTRNHYDRLVHFAFGALSVVPVAEVARRWGGLGARGAMLAVLGWVLAISCLYEIFEWLLTIVAAGETADRYNGQQGDIWDAQKDMALATLGAVMVLPFVRAGRR, from the coding sequence GTGATCGCCGCGCCCCCGCTCGCGCAGCGCCGCCTGATCGGCGCGCTCCTCCTGCTGCTGCTCCTTGCGCAGATCGACCAGCCCTATCCCGAAATCGCGCTGCTCCAGCATATCCCCACGATGCTGCTCATCGTCGCTTCACCGTGGCTGCTCCGCCGCTGGCCGCTGTCGACCGCTTCGGTCGCCTGTATCATAGCCTTCATGGCGTTCCACACGCTCGGCGGACGCTATGCCTACAGCAATGTGCCCTACGACGACTGGCTGCGCGCGCTGATCGGGACGAGCCTGTCCGACGCCTTCGGCTGGACGCGCAACCATTACGACCGGCTCGTCCATTTCGCCTTTGGCGCGCTGTCGGTGGTGCCGGTTGCCGAAGTCGCGCGCCGCTGGGGCGGCCTCGGCGCGCGCGGCGCGATGCTTGCCGTGCTCGGCTGGGTGCTCGCAATCTCGTGCCTCTATGAAATCTTCGAATGGCTGCTCACCATTGTCGCGGCGGGCGAGACCGCCGACCGCTATAACGGACAGCAGGGCGATATCTGGGACGCGCAAAAGGATATGGCGCTCGCGACCCTCGGTGCGGTAATGGTCTTGCCGTTCGTGCGCGCAGGCAGGAGATGA
- a CDS encoding arginine deiminase family protein encodes MTSPYAFTRALCRAPARSAVKGIRADGGPDPDFYGLLAEHEAYVATLRDIGLAVDVLDPLDDFPDALFTEDVALTFPEGAILLRPGAPSRAGEVDHIRAPLAARHKRLLAMAGPGFADGGDILRLADRVIIGLSARTDRAGAEELAGLLAELGYRAVIAETPPGVLHFKTGCGLIDERTILAVPALAACPEFDGLEVVLTPPGEEPAANILRVRDTVLVGNRWSATHALLAARGLEARPLPTDQIAHIDAGLSCMSLRW; translated from the coding sequence ATGACCAGCCCCTATGCCTTCACCCGCGCCCTCTGCCGCGCCCCTGCGCGCTCCGCCGTCAAGGGCATCCGCGCCGATGGCGGCCCCGATCCCGACTTCTACGGCCTCCTCGCCGAACATGAGGCCTATGTCGCGACATTGCGCGACATAGGCCTCGCGGTCGACGTCCTCGACCCGCTCGACGATTTCCCCGACGCTTTGTTCACCGAAGATGTCGCGCTGACCTTTCCCGAGGGCGCGATCCTGCTGCGCCCCGGCGCGCCGAGCCGGGCGGGCGAAGTCGACCATATCCGCGCGCCCCTCGCCGCCCGCCACAAGCGCCTGCTGGCAATGGCCGGTCCAGGTTTTGCCGACGGCGGTGACATCCTGCGCCTTGCCGATCGGGTGATCATCGGCCTTTCGGCGCGCACCGACCGCGCCGGGGCGGAAGAACTCGCCGGCTTGTTGGCCGAACTCGGCTACCGCGCCGTGATCGCCGAAACGCCGCCCGGCGTCCTCCACTTCAAGACCGGCTGCGGCCTGATCGACGAACGGACGATCCTTGCCGTTCCGGCGCTCGCCGCTTGTCCCGAGTTCGACGGGCTGGAGGTCGTCCTGACCCCGCCGGGCGAAGAGCCCGCCGCGAACATCCTGCGCGTCCGCGACACCGTGCTCGTCGGCAACCGCTGGTCGGCGACGCACGCGCTGCTGGCCGCGCGCGGCCTCGAAGCCCGGCCGCTGCCGACCGACCAGATCGCGCATATCGACGCCGGGCTCAGTTGCATGTCGCTGCGCTGGTGA